ACAAGATGGTAGCAAATCTACTCTTTTGATCCGAATGGTATCAAAACAAGATTTCACTTGGCGTTTTTGTGACTTGTATCTCTGCTCTGCAAAATATACCTTAGTGACAAAAGGTAAGGAAACTacttttgctaataataataataataataataataatgataatgatgatgatgatgatgatgatgattctttctaATTATGGCACAAGGTCAGGAATGTCATGTGGAAGTggttctttgtttatatttagtcggtcctttatttcatcaaccccaaagggatgaaaggcaaagctgaccttagcagtatttgaactcaggacagaaagagtcagaagaaattccACTGAACACTTTTTTCtggtgcaacaacaacaacaacaacaacaacctcagtacaaatatttttataatacttCAGCAAATTCAAAGTTTGTATCACatagcattgctgttcatatacaggcatcatacaatgtgactttcactctgagagaacaCAACCCATCGCCTggtacaggaatcgaaaccacaatcttacgatcatgagtccaacaccctaactattaAGCCACGTGCTTCCACCTAATGCTATATAACCCTTCTAAATAATCGACTCATCTGTTGACCTTACATTTTTGTGTTAGAAAGAAGAAATTTAATCCCCTTTGCTAATGCAACATAACCTTTCTAATTGATGGATTAATCTGAAGGGGAACATCTAATCATTTAGACATAATAATCTGGGATATTGGTGTGTGTTGATCcgtttcttaccatatttctgctgaaatgcattgcctttgtttcaataaattttggaaatgataaagaatttaaCCTTATCATTACTAAACTATTGTTTGGAACATAAGGAAGGTTTTCTTTAGATCTCTTCAAAACTGAGGATTTGTACAATAGAAACAAAAGCAATTTTAAGCAGgatggtatgaaaagggttaaacctGGCTGATATtacgatttttaaaaagttaaaaacagAAAGTatatgacgtatatttgccatttaaatatggctaacccctaagggtggatgctactgtagtttgtagccccaggaggacacctcctccaactggctatagacacactggCTACAGccggaggaggtgtcctcctggggctacaaactacagtagcatccacccttaggggtttgccatatttaaatggcaaatatacgtcacaatgtgttgtagctactgtttataactcgctctgagatttattattgcttaaaaagtatatgttttacTGTTCATCTTTTGCAGgtgaaaaaacagaaacaacgacaacaaaagatGCTGAAACTAATGGATCAGAAGACAGCTTACCAACCTATGCCTATGTCTTAATTTTCATATCTGTATTTGTAGCCATCGTTATCATTAAGAAAGGCCAGGAATGATATTGGCCAACCTTATTACTGACTTTCACTGATCTGGGTAGAATAGTGGATGTtagaatgttgttgttgatgatgaaaacgatgatatgcgattgatgatgattgaggataataatgattgatggtgatgtctgatgattgatgatgatgatgatgatgatgcgattgATGATGACTTCAACTGAAAAACTGTACTTTTTTTTCAATCAGTTTTGAAAATGGTGAAGAATTTCGTAAGTTAGCTTTGCCATTAtcaatctggtgtttggaacataaattaacatatattaaacataaattaacataaaattttgaatgaaaggttttaattttgatcactttaacccttttgttaccataaacTTGTCTTTTAcaggtgccggtggcacgtaaaaagcacacagcatattctgtagagtggttggtgctaggaaaaggcggcgagctggcagaattggtagcatgccggatgaaatgcttagcagtatttcgtctgcctctatgttctgagttcaaattccaccgaggtcaactttgcttttcatccttttggggtcgatgaaataagtaccagttatgcactggggttgatgtaattgactatcctcctaccccaaatttcaggccttgtgcctatagttagttagttagttaatttggctcaaaagcaaatagcaaggccatgtagggggacatggagttaaatacagggtggtgttcatgtaaagagttcaggccacttgaggcaaagggaggctttgaacaaagcggtagtcggcatcttcaccatcttgtctggcagcttgttccacggatccgcaacccggacggtgaaagctcctctcctttgattgagatgaaatcgtcgcaggtagagcttttcggaatgaccccgcagccgacgctctggagcaggagtgaagaacagctctttcgagaggttacactttccgcttatgatgttgtgggcgagaatgagatcaccacggcggtggcgtttttcaagagaataaaggtcgagcgtcctcagcctttcttcataagacaaatttttgagaccatgaaccatgcgggtagccagcttctggactctttcgagatgctgtatgtctttgaggagataaggagaagaggcttgaatcccgtactccaatatgggtctcaccagtgtgacataaagtggtaggaatatggctgctgtgagcattccgaatgaccgtcgaatcaagaacagaattccgcgtgctttgttggcagcatggacgcactgggctgaaggcgaaaaggaggaatccaccaagatacccaggtcctttacctctccagcagcagacgacccggctcgaaatcaagttgagttgcaggaggagagccaacaggcagatgacagcactttgacacgttcagacacaggtcccattcgttagaccacttccaaatttggtggaggcatcgacgaagatcctctatatcaccgcgaggagcgaccagtttgatatcgtcggcaaatagaagggtgtgttgcgtgaggtcgtcgggcaagtcatttatgaagactaagaacaataagggcccaagcactgaaccttgaggcacgccactgcttgcactggagacgtcggaccgtgaaccattaacttggatttggaaggagcgatctgagaggaaggcaccaacccatcgtacaatatccggatggaaactatatgcttgaagcttgacaagtaataggcggtggtttaccgagtcaaaagctttggcaaagtccaataaaacgatgtcaacagcatcactatcatcgaggatgcgcatca
This genomic window from Octopus sinensis linkage group LG27, ASM634580v1, whole genome shotgun sequence contains:
- the LOC115225463 gene encoding uncharacterized protein LOC115225463, with protein sequence MSVFIYLCLARTESYNISQSEPVALGDNVTLHTEVAEMTGIVFWKNDNGRYECNPTCYNYGNYEVTQDGSKSTLLIRMVSKQDFTWRFCDLYLCSAKYTLVTKGEKTETTTTKDAETNGSEDSLPTYAYVLIFISVFVAIVIIKKGQE